The following proteins are co-located in the Pseudomonas sp. DY-1 genome:
- the bamA gene encoding outer membrane protein assembly factor BamA, with protein sequence MKRLLLPAVLAALMIAEVHAESFNISDIRVNGLQRVSAGSVFGALPLNVGDTADDRRLVEATRALFKTGFFQDIQLGRDGDVLVITVVERPSISSIEIEGNKAISTEDLLKGLKQSGLAEGEIFQRATLEGVRNELQRQYVAQGRYSAEIEADVNPQPRNRVALKIKINEGSVAAIQHINIVGNTVFSDEDLIDLFELKTTNWLSFFKNDDKYAREKLSGDLERLRSYYLDRGYINMDISSTQVSITPDKKHVYVTVNVDEGEKYTVSDVKLSGDLKVPEDEVKKLLLVQKGQVFSRKVMTTTSELITRRLGNEGYTFANVNGVPEAHDEDNTVSITFVVDPGKRAYVNRINFRGNTKTEDEVLRREMRQMEGGWASTYLIDQSKTRLERLGFFKEVNVETPQVPGTDDQVDVNYTVEEQPSGSITASVGFAQSAGLILGGSISQNNFLGTGNKVSIGLTRSEYQTRYNFGFVDPYWTPDGVSLGYNAFYRSTDYDDLDVDVSSYAVDSYGAGVSIGYPISETGRLTYGLTVQQDKINTGIYTVDEIFDFIDQEGDSYLNFKGSIGWSESTLNKGVLATRGHSQSLVLESTIPGSDLSFYKLDYRGQLFTPLSQNTALRWHTELGYGDSYGSTSELPFYEHYFAGGFNSVRGFEDSSLGPRSTPSKGTKPGTAFDPDQDPLPFGGNVLIQGGVELLFPMPFVKDQRQLRTVLFWDVGNVFDTSCSSTATNCSSINAGDLASSVGVGLTWITALGPLSFSLGMPVKKPDNADTQVFQFSLGQTF encoded by the coding sequence ATGAAACGCCTGCTGCTACCTGCGGTGCTTGCCGCACTCATGATCGCCGAGGTTCACGCCGAGTCCTTCAACATCTCCGACATTCGCGTCAACGGCCTGCAGCGAGTTTCCGCTGGCAGCGTGTTCGGCGCACTTCCGCTCAACGTCGGTGACACCGCGGACGACCGTCGTCTGGTCGAAGCTACCCGCGCACTGTTCAAGACCGGCTTCTTCCAGGATATCCAACTGGGTCGCGATGGCGATGTGCTGGTCATTACCGTAGTCGAGCGCCCGTCGATTTCCAGCATCGAGATCGAAGGCAACAAGGCCATCAGCACCGAAGACCTGCTCAAAGGGCTAAAACAGTCGGGCCTTGCCGAAGGTGAAATCTTCCAGCGCGCGACCCTTGAAGGTGTGCGTAACGAACTGCAGCGCCAGTACGTGGCCCAAGGCCGATACTCCGCCGAGATCGAGGCTGATGTGAATCCGCAGCCGCGTAACCGCGTAGCGCTGAAGATCAAGATCAACGAAGGCTCCGTTGCGGCCATCCAGCACATCAATATCGTCGGCAATACTGTCTTCTCTGATGAAGACCTGATCGACCTGTTCGAACTGAAGACCACCAACTGGCTGTCCTTCTTCAAGAACGACGACAAGTACGCCCGCGAGAAACTCTCCGGTGACTTGGAGCGTCTGCGCTCCTACTACCTGGACCGCGGCTACATCAACATGGATATCTCCTCCACCCAGGTATCCATCACTCCGGACAAGAAGCACGTCTACGTCACCGTGAACGTGGACGAGGGCGAAAAGTACACCGTCAGCGACGTCAAGCTCTCCGGTGACCTGAAGGTTCCCGAAGACGAAGTGAAGAAGCTGCTGCTGGTGCAGAAGGGGCAGGTCTTCTCGCGCAAGGTAATGACTACCACTTCCGAGCTGATAACCCGTCGCCTGGGTAACGAGGGCTATACCTTCGCCAACGTGAACGGCGTCCCGGAGGCCCATGACGAGGACAACACCGTTTCCATCACCTTCGTGGTCGATCCGGGTAAACGTGCCTACGTCAACCGTATCAACTTCCGCGGCAACACCAAGACCGAAGACGAAGTACTGCGCCGCGAAATGCGTCAGATGGAAGGTGGCTGGGCCTCGACCTACCTCATCGACCAGTCCAAGACTCGTCTTGAGCGTCTCGGCTTCTTCAAGGAAGTCAACGTCGAGACCCCGCAGGTGCCTGGCACCGACGACCAGGTCGACGTGAACTACACCGTGGAAGAGCAGCCGTCCGGCTCCATCACCGCCAGCGTGGGCTTCGCCCAGAGTGCGGGCCTGATCCTGGGCGGCTCCATCAGCCAGAACAACTTCCTGGGCACCGGTAACAAGGTCAGCATTGGCCTGACGCGTTCCGAGTACCAGACCCGCTACAACTTCGGTTTCGTTGACCCCTACTGGACACCGGACGGCGTGAGCCTGGGCTACAACGCCTTCTATCGCAGCACCGACTACGACGACCTCGACGTGGACGTATCCAGCTATGCGGTGGACAGCTACGGCGCGGGCGTCAGCATCGGCTACCCGATCAGTGAGACCGGGCGCCTTACCTACGGCCTGACCGTGCAGCAGGACAAGATCAACACCGGCATCTATACCGTCGACGAGATCTTTGACTTCATCGATCAGGAAGGCGACAGCTACCTGAACTTCAAGGGCTCCATCGGCTGGTCCGAATCGACCCTGAACAAAGGCGTGCTGGCCACTCGTGGTCATTCCCAGAGCCTGGTGCTGGAAAGCACCATTCCGGGTAGCGACCTGTCGTTCTACAAGCTCGACTACCGCGGCCAGTTGTTCACTCCGCTGAGCCAGAACACTGCCCTGCGCTGGCACACCGAGTTGGGCTACGGCGACAGCTACGGCTCCACTTCCGAGCTGCCGTTCTACGAGCATTACTTCGCGGGTGGCTTCAACTCCGTGCGTGGCTTCGAAGACAGCAGCCTGGGCCCACGCAGCACACCGAGCAAAGGTACCAAGCCGGGCACTGCTTTCGACCCGGACCAGGATCCGCTGCCTTTCGGTGGCAACGTTCTGATCCAGGGTGGTGTCGAGTTGCTGTTCCCGATGCCATTCGTCAAGGACCAGCGCCAGTTGCGTACTGTGCTGTTCTGGGATGTGGGTAACGTATTCGATACCAGTTGCTCGTCTACTGCGACCAACTGCAGCAGCATCAACGCCGGTGACCTGGCCAGTTCCGTGGGTGTCGGCCTGACCTGGATCACTGCATTGGGTCCGCTGAGCTTCAGTCTGGGCATGCCTGTCAAGAAACCGGACAATGCCGATACCCAGGTGTTCCAGTTCTCTCTGGGCCAGACCTTCTAA
- the lpxA gene encoding acyl-ACP--UDP-N-acetylglucosamine O-acyltransferase, whose protein sequence is MSLIDPRAIIDPAAKLADGVQVGPWSIIGPDVEVGEGTVVGPHVVIKGPTRIGKHNRIYQFSSVGEDTPDLKYKGEPTRLVIGDHNVIREGVTIHRGTVQDRSETTIGDHNLLMAYVHIGHDSVIANNCILVNNTALAGHVHVDDWAILSGYTLVHQFCRIGAHSFSGMGTAIGKDVPAYVTVFGNPAEARSMNFEGMRRRGFSAEAIAALRRAYKVVYRQGLTVEQALAELAESAAQFPEVAVFRDSIQSSTRGITR, encoded by the coding sequence ATGAGTTTGATTGACCCTCGCGCCATTATCGATCCGGCAGCCAAGCTGGCGGATGGAGTTCAGGTCGGCCCCTGGTCGATCATTGGACCCGATGTGGAAGTCGGCGAGGGGACCGTGGTCGGACCGCATGTGGTCATCAAGGGACCGACCCGTATTGGCAAGCACAATCGCATCTACCAGTTCTCTTCGGTGGGTGAAGACACGCCTGACCTCAAGTACAAGGGTGAACCCACGCGCCTGGTGATCGGTGACCACAATGTGATCCGCGAAGGCGTGACCATCCATCGTGGCACCGTGCAGGACCGCTCCGAGACCACTATCGGCGACCACAATCTGCTGATGGCCTACGTGCATATCGGTCACGACAGCGTGATCGCCAACAATTGCATCCTGGTCAACAACACTGCACTGGCCGGCCACGTACATGTGGATGACTGGGCGATCCTGTCCGGCTATACCCTGGTCCACCAGTTCTGCCGCATCGGCGCCCACAGCTTCTCCGGTATGGGCACGGCAATCGGCAAGGATGTTCCGGCATACGTCACGGTTTTCGGCAACCCAGCCGAGGCCCGCAGCATGAACTTCGAAGGCATGCGACGTCGTGGCTTCAGTGCCGAGGCCATCGCCGCTCTGCGTCGTGCCTACAAGGTGGTCTATCGCCAGGGGTTGACCGTGGAGCAGGCGCTGGCCGAACTGGCCGAGTCCGCTGCGCAGTTCCCGGAAGTGGCAGTTTTCCGCGACTCCATCCAGTCCTCGACCCGCGGCATTACCCGCTGA
- the ispC gene encoding 1-deoxy-D-xylulose-5-phosphate reductoisomerase — protein MTQPQRITVLGATGSIGLSTLDVIGRHPDRYQAFALSGFSRLSELEALCLRYRPEFAVVPDADSARHLQGGLLAAGLHTRVLVGEQGLCEVAAHPQVDAVMAAIVGAAGLKPTLAAVEAGKRVLLANKEALVMSGALFMQAVRKSGSVLLPIDSEHNAIFQCLPRDYAQGLAPVGVRRILLTASGGPFREMPLAQLPDVSPEQACAHPNWSMGRKISVDSASMMNKGLELIEACWLFDARPAQVEVVIHPQSVIHSLVDYVDGSVLAQLGNPDMRTPIAHAMAWPERIDSGVSPLDLFAVARLDFQAPDEERFPCLRLARQAAEEGGSAPAMLNAANEVAVAAFLDRRIRFTEIASIIDEVLNREAANAVETLDSVLLADARARAAAQQWLVRQGR, from the coding sequence GTGACTCAGCCGCAACGCATTACCGTTCTGGGTGCGACTGGCTCGATAGGTCTCAGCACCCTCGACGTCATAGGTCGTCATCCTGATCGCTATCAGGCTTTCGCGCTCAGTGGCTTCAGTCGCCTGAGCGAGCTGGAGGCGCTGTGTCTGCGCTATCGGCCCGAGTTCGCTGTGGTGCCGGACGCCGATTCCGCCCGTCACTTGCAAGGCGGCCTGCTGGCGGCCGGATTGCACACTCGCGTCCTGGTTGGCGAGCAGGGTCTTTGCGAAGTCGCTGCGCATCCGCAGGTCGACGCAGTAATGGCCGCTATTGTCGGTGCCGCCGGCCTCAAGCCTACCCTGGCAGCCGTGGAGGCTGGCAAACGCGTGCTGCTGGCCAACAAGGAAGCGCTGGTCATGTCCGGCGCCCTATTCATGCAGGCCGTACGCAAGAGCGGTTCCGTGCTGCTGCCCATCGACAGCGAGCACAACGCGATCTTCCAGTGCCTGCCTCGGGATTACGCTCAGGGTTTGGCTCCCGTAGGCGTTCGGCGCATCCTGCTGACCGCCTCAGGCGGCCCGTTCCGTGAGATGCCGCTGGCACAACTGCCGGATGTTTCGCCCGAGCAAGCCTGCGCCCACCCGAATTGGTCCATGGGGCGAAAGATCTCCGTTGATTCGGCCAGCATGATGAACAAAGGTCTCGAGCTGATCGAAGCCTGCTGGCTTTTCGATGCGCGACCGGCCCAGGTTGAAGTGGTGATACACCCGCAGAGCGTTATCCACTCCCTGGTGGACTACGTGGATGGCTCGGTACTGGCGCAGCTCGGCAATCCGGACATGCGCACCCCCATCGCCCACGCAATGGCTTGGCCGGAGCGCATCGATTCCGGTGTGTCGCCGCTGGACTTGTTCGCGGTGGCTCGTCTGGACTTCCAGGCGCCGGACGAAGAGCGCTTCCCATGCCTGCGTCTTGCGCGGCAGGCGGCAGAGGAGGGGGGCAGCGCCCCGGCGATGCTCAATGCCGCCAACGAGGTGGCTGTGGCGGCATTCCTGGATAGGCGCATCCGCTTCACAGAGATCGCGAGTATCATCGACGAAGTGCTGAACCGCGAAGCGGCGAATGCGGTCGAAACGCTGGATTCCGTACTGCTGGCGGATGCCCGTGCTCGGGCGGCGGCGCAGCAGTGGTTAGTTCGTCAAGGGCGGTAA
- the frr gene encoding ribosome recycling factor gives MINEIKQEAQERMKKTLESLDHAFAKIRTGRAHPSILDSVMVSYYGTDTPLRQVANVIAEDSRTLALTVFDKSMIQAVEKAIMTSDLGLNPATAGTTIRVPMPALTEETRKGFTKQARAEAENARVAVRNIRRDALAQLKDLVKEKEISEDDERRGADDVQKLTDKFVGEVDKALENKEKDLMAV, from the coding sequence GTGATCAACGAGATCAAGCAAGAAGCGCAGGAGCGCATGAAGAAAACCCTGGAATCGCTGGATCATGCTTTCGCCAAGATCCGCACCGGGCGCGCGCATCCGAGCATCCTGGATAGCGTGATGGTGTCCTACTACGGTACTGACACTCCGCTGCGCCAGGTTGCCAACGTGATTGCCGAGGACTCCCGTACCCTGGCCCTGACCGTGTTCGACAAGAGCATGATCCAGGCTGTGGAAAAGGCCATCATGACCTCCGACCTGGGCCTGAACCCGGCCACTGCCGGCACCACCATTCGCGTACCGATGCCCGCGCTGACCGAGGAAACCCGCAAGGGTTTCACCAAGCAGGCGCGAGCTGAAGCCGAGAACGCCCGTGTTGCCGTGCGCAACATCCGTCGCGATGCCCTGGCGCAGCTGAAGGACCTGGTCAAGGAAAAGGAAATCAGCGAAGACGACGAGCGTCGTGGCGCTGATGACGTCCAGAAGCTGACCGACAAGTTCGTCGGCGAAGTCGACAAGGCTCTGGAAAACAAAGAAAAAGACCTGATGGCCGTCTGA
- the uppS gene encoding polyprenyl diphosphate synthase, protein MDKNQQGANPAVPRHVAIIMDGNNRWAKKRLLPGVAGHKAGVDAVRAVIEVCAEAGVEVLTLFAFSSENWQRPADEVSALMELFLGALRREARRLNQNDIRLRIIGDRSRFHPELQAAMREAEQLTASHQKFVLQVAANYGGQWDITQAAQRLAREVQAGHLQVDDISPQLLQSCLVTGDLPLPDLCIRTGGEHRISNFLLWQLAYAELYFSDLYWPDFKHEAMRKALTDYAKRQRRFGKTSEQLEAEARAKC, encoded by the coding sequence ATGGACAAGAACCAGCAAGGCGCGAACCCCGCGGTGCCACGGCATGTGGCGATTATCATGGACGGTAACAACCGTTGGGCGAAGAAGCGTCTGCTGCCTGGCGTAGCCGGCCACAAGGCCGGCGTGGATGCGGTCCGGGCTGTGATCGAGGTGTGCGCCGAGGCAGGCGTCGAAGTGCTCACCCTGTTCGCCTTCTCCAGTGAGAACTGGCAGCGCCCGGCTGACGAGGTGAGCGCCCTGATGGAGCTGTTCCTGGGGGCGCTGCGCCGTGAGGCACGGCGCCTGAACCAGAATGACATCCGGCTGCGCATCATCGGCGATCGCTCGCGCTTCCATCCGGAGTTGCAGGCCGCCATGCGCGAAGCCGAACAGTTGACCGCCAGCCATCAGAAGTTCGTCCTCCAGGTCGCCGCCAACTATGGCGGTCAGTGGGACATCACCCAGGCCGCACAGCGCCTGGCGCGAGAGGTCCAGGCTGGTCACCTGCAAGTGGACGATATTTCCCCGCAGTTGCTGCAAAGTTGCCTGGTTACCGGCGACCTGCCGCTGCCCGACCTGTGCATCCGCACCGGTGGCGAGCACCGCATCAGCAACTTCCTGCTTTGGCAGCTCGCTTATGCAGAGCTGTATTTCTCCGATCTCTACTGGCCCGACTTCAAGCACGAAGCCATGCGTAAGGCGCTGACCGACTACGCAAAGCGCCAGCGTCGCTTCGGCAAGACGAGCGAGCAGCTAGAAGCCGAGGCCCGAGCCAAATGCTGA
- the lpxD gene encoding UDP-3-O-(3-hydroxymyristoyl)glucosamine N-acyltransferase has translation MMATPVFTLGQLAERLGATVRGSEEKAITGLATLQEAGPGHLSFLANPQYRKFLADCKAGAVLLTQADAEGFAGDALVVPNPYLAYAELSHLFDPKPKAQPGIHPTAVVAVDAKVDPSASVGAYAVIESGAQIGAGVTLGAHCVVGARTVIGEGGWLAPRVTLYHDVKIGKRVVIQSGAVIGGEGFGFANEKGVWQKIAQIGGVTLGDDVEVGANTTIDRGALSDTLIGNGVKLDNQIMIAHNVQVGDNTAMAGCVGISGSTKIGRNCMIAGGVGMVGHIEVCDNVFVTGMTMVTRNITEPGAYSSGTAMQTAADWKKSAARIRQLDDMARRLQQLEKRLAAVTPGGDASSEA, from the coding sequence ATGATGGCAACTCCGGTCTTCACTCTGGGCCAACTGGCTGAGCGTCTCGGAGCCACCGTGCGTGGTTCCGAGGAAAAAGCGATCACCGGCCTGGCCACCCTGCAGGAGGCCGGCCCTGGCCACCTCAGCTTCCTGGCTAATCCGCAGTACCGCAAGTTCCTTGCCGACTGCAAGGCGGGAGCGGTGTTGCTGACTCAGGCTGATGCCGAGGGCTTTGCCGGCGACGCGCTGGTGGTACCCAATCCCTATCTGGCCTACGCCGAGCTATCCCACTTGTTCGACCCGAAGCCGAAGGCTCAGCCCGGCATTCATCCGACCGCTGTGGTGGCGGTTGATGCCAAGGTTGACCCGAGTGCCAGCGTTGGAGCTTATGCGGTGATCGAGTCCGGTGCGCAGATCGGGGCCGGAGTGACCTTGGGCGCCCACTGCGTCGTAGGTGCCCGTACCGTGATTGGTGAGGGCGGCTGGCTCGCGCCGCGCGTGACCCTTTATCACGACGTGAAGATCGGCAAGCGTGTCGTGATCCAGTCCGGTGCCGTGATAGGCGGTGAGGGCTTCGGCTTCGCCAACGAAAAGGGCGTTTGGCAGAAAATCGCACAGATCGGCGGCGTTACCCTGGGCGACGACGTGGAAGTGGGGGCCAATACCACCATCGACCGTGGTGCCCTCTCCGATACGCTGATCGGCAATGGCGTGAAGCTGGATAACCAGATCATGATCGCCCACAACGTGCAGGTCGGTGACAACACCGCCATGGCTGGCTGTGTGGGCATTTCCGGCAGCACCAAGATTGGCCGCAACTGCATGATCGCCGGTGGCGTGGGCATGGTTGGCCATATCGAGGTCTGCGACAACGTGTTTGTCACCGGCATGACCATGGTGACTCGCAATATCACCGAGCCGGGTGCTTATTCCTCCGGTACCGCGATGCAGACTGCCGCGGATTGGAAGAAGAGCGCTGCCCGGATCCGCCAGTTGGACGACATGGCGCGTCGTCTGCAGCAACTGGAAAAACGCCTGGCGGCAGTGACCCCGGGCGGGGATGCTTCATCAGAAGCGTGA
- the rseP gene encoding sigma E protease regulator RseP: MSALYMIVGTLIALGVLVTFHEFGHFWVARRCGVKVLRFSVGFGKALFRWHDRHGTEFVVAAIPLGGYVKMLDEREAEVPEELLGQSFNRKPVGQRIAIVAAGPIANFLLALLFFWVLAMLGSQQVKPVIGSIAPDSIAARAGLEAGEEIISVDGEVVTGWSQVNLQLVRRLGESGTLRVSVRESGASTEQSHELQLNNWLKGVDEPDPIGALGITPWRPAIPPILAELDPKGPAQAAGLKLGDRLLALDGQPLDDWQQVVERVRKRPAERVTLRVESDGQVRDVQLSLAARGEGEARSGYLGAGVKGVDWPAEMLREVSFGPLDAVTEAMARTWSMSLLTLDSLKKMLLGELSVKNLSGPITIAKVAGASAQSGVGDFLNFLAYLSISLGVLNLLPIPVLDGGHLLFYLIELVRRRPVSERVQAWGVQIGISLVVGVMLLALVNDLSRL; encoded by the coding sequence ATGAGCGCTCTATACATGATTGTTGGCACCCTGATCGCCCTCGGGGTGCTGGTGACCTTTCACGAGTTTGGTCACTTCTGGGTTGCACGGCGCTGCGGGGTCAAGGTCCTGCGCTTTTCCGTGGGCTTCGGCAAGGCCCTGTTCCGCTGGCATGATCGCCACGGCACCGAGTTCGTAGTCGCTGCCATCCCCCTCGGTGGGTACGTGAAGATGTTGGACGAGCGCGAGGCTGAAGTGCCCGAAGAGCTGCTTGGTCAGTCCTTCAATCGCAAGCCGGTTGGGCAGCGCATCGCCATTGTGGCTGCCGGTCCCATCGCCAACTTCCTACTCGCACTGCTGTTCTTCTGGGTACTGGCCATGCTCGGCAGTCAGCAGGTGAAGCCGGTGATAGGCAGCATTGCGCCGGACAGCATTGCTGCCCGTGCCGGTCTTGAAGCTGGCGAAGAAATCATTTCTGTAGATGGTGAGGTCGTCACTGGCTGGTCGCAGGTCAACCTTCAGCTGGTGCGCCGTCTGGGTGAAAGCGGCACGCTGCGGGTGAGTGTGCGCGAGTCCGGTGCTTCGACCGAGCAAAGCCATGAGCTGCAGTTGAACAACTGGCTCAAAGGCGTCGACGAGCCCGATCCTATCGGCGCCCTTGGTATCACGCCCTGGCGCCCGGCGATTCCGCCGATTCTCGCTGAACTCGATCCGAAAGGCCCTGCCCAGGCTGCTGGTCTCAAGCTCGGCGACCGCCTGTTGGCACTTGATGGGCAGCCTCTGGACGATTGGCAGCAGGTGGTGGAGCGAGTCCGCAAGCGTCCTGCTGAGCGCGTTACCTTGCGTGTCGAGAGCGATGGGCAGGTGCGCGATGTTCAATTGAGCCTGGCTGCTCGGGGCGAAGGCGAAGCTCGCAGTGGCTACCTGGGCGCTGGGGTGAAAGGTGTGGATTGGCCCGCTGAAATGCTACGGGAGGTCAGTTTCGGACCGCTGGATGCTGTTACCGAAGCGATGGCCAGAACCTGGTCCATGAGCCTGCTAACTCTGGATTCCTTAAAGAAAATGTTGCTTGGCGAGCTCTCGGTAAAAAACTTGAGCGGGCCGATAACCATTGCTAAAGTGGCGGGCGCTTCGGCCCAGTCCGGGGTGGGGGATTTTCTGAACTTCCTCGCCTATCTGAGCATAAGCCTGGGGGTTCTCAATCTGTTGCCAATTCCTGTCCTGGACGGGGGGCACCTGCTGTTCTACTTGATCGAACTGGTGCGGCGTCGCCCAGTATCGGAGCGGGTGCAGGCTTGGGGGGTGCAGATCGGTATCAGTCTGGTCGTGGGGGTGATGTTGCTCGCCCTGGTAAACGATCTGAGCCGTCTGTAA
- the fabZ gene encoding 3-hydroxyacyl-ACP dehydratase FabZ, with translation MMDINEIREYLPHRYPFLLVDRVVELDVEGKRIRAYKNVSINEPFFNGHFPQHPIMPGVLIIEAMAQAAGILGFKMLDVKPADGTLYYFVGSDKLRFRQPVLPGDQLILSAQFLSVKRGIWKFDCHASVDGKEVCSAEIICAERKL, from the coding sequence ATGATGGACATCAACGAGATTCGCGAATATCTGCCGCACCGCTACCCTTTCCTCCTGGTAGATCGGGTGGTGGAGCTGGATGTTGAAGGCAAGCGCATTCGCGCCTACAAGAATGTCAGCATCAACGAGCCCTTCTTCAATGGCCACTTCCCGCAGCATCCCATCATGCCGGGCGTACTGATCATCGAGGCCATGGCCCAGGCGGCGGGCATCCTTGGCTTCAAGATGCTCGACGTCAAGCCTGCGGACGGCACCCTTTATTACTTCGTGGGTTCCGATAAGCTGCGCTTCCGCCAGCCGGTGCTACCGGGCGATCAGTTGATCCTCAGTGCGCAGTTCCTCAGCGTCAAACGCGGCATCTGGAAGTTCGACTGCCATGCCAGCGTCGATGGCAAGGAAGTATGCTCGGCCGAGATTATCTGTGCGGAACGCAAACTATGA
- a CDS encoding OmpH family outer membrane protein has protein sequence MRKLTQFVLVAAAMMATPAFAEMKIAVLNYQMALLESDAAKKYAVDAEKKFGPQLNKLKTLESDAKRIQDRLVKDGEKMQQAERERLELEFKQKARDFQFQSKELNEAKAVADRDMLKQLKPKLDKAVEEVLKQGSYDLVLERGAVVDVKPQYDITRQVIERMNQQR, from the coding sequence GTGCGTAAGTTGACTCAATTCGTTCTGGTTGCCGCTGCCATGATGGCGACTCCGGCCTTCGCGGAAATGAAGATTGCGGTACTGAACTATCAAATGGCCCTGCTCGAGTCCGACGCCGCCAAGAAGTACGCGGTCGATGCCGAGAAGAAATTCGGTCCCCAGCTGAACAAACTGAAGACCCTGGAGAGCGACGCCAAACGTATCCAGGACCGTCTGGTGAAAGACGGCGAGAAGATGCAACAAGCCGAACGTGAGCGCCTGGAGCTTGAATTCAAGCAGAAGGCCCGCGATTTCCAGTTCCAGTCCAAGGAACTGAACGAAGCCAAGGCCGTTGCTGACCGCGACATGCTCAAGCAGCTCAAGCCGAAGCTGGACAAGGCTGTTGAAGAAGTCCTGAAGCAAGGCAGCTATGACCTGGTGCTGGAGCGTGGTGCTGTGGTTGATGTCAAGCCGCAGTACGACATCACCCGCCAAGTCATTGAGCGCATGAACCAGCAGCGCTGA
- a CDS encoding phosphatidate cytidylyltransferase — MLKQRVITALVLLPIALAGFFWLDGGAFALFIGAVVSLGAWEWARLAGFSSQPLRVAYGLLVAALLYGLYLVPAMAPLVLVLGVLWWGAATVFVLGYPETSRYWGGTPGKLVIGLLILLPAWQGLILFKQWPLANWLILAVMVLVWAADIGAYFSGKAFGKRKLAPQVSPGKSWEGLVGGLLASLLITAGVGFYRGWVGSELLLALVGAALVVLISVVGDLTESMFKRQSGIKDSSNLLPGHGGVLDRIDSLTAAIPLFAALLWAAGWGAL, encoded by the coding sequence ATGCTGAAACAACGCGTCATCACCGCGCTGGTGTTGCTGCCCATTGCCCTTGCGGGTTTCTTCTGGCTGGACGGTGGCGCCTTCGCGCTGTTCATCGGTGCCGTTGTGAGCCTCGGTGCCTGGGAATGGGCGCGCCTGGCGGGCTTCTCTTCCCAGCCCTTGCGCGTCGCTTACGGACTTCTCGTGGCGGCGCTGCTCTATGGGCTTTATCTCGTGCCGGCCATGGCGCCCCTGGTACTGGTGCTTGGTGTGCTCTGGTGGGGGGCTGCCACGGTTTTCGTGTTGGGATACCCCGAAACCAGCCGCTACTGGGGTGGAACACCTGGCAAGCTGGTCATCGGTTTGTTGATCCTGCTGCCCGCCTGGCAGGGCCTGATCCTGTTCAAGCAGTGGCCGCTGGCCAACTGGCTGATCCTGGCAGTGATGGTGCTGGTCTGGGCAGCCGATATCGGCGCCTATTTCTCCGGCAAGGCTTTCGGTAAACGCAAGCTTGCGCCTCAGGTGAGTCCCGGTAAGAGCTGGGAAGGCCTGGTGGGTGGATTGCTGGCCAGTCTCCTGATTACCGCAGGTGTCGGTTTCTATCGTGGATGGGTCGGTTCCGAGCTGTTGCTGGCCTTGGTGGGTGCAGCCTTGGTTGTGCTGATCTCGGTGGTAGGGGACCTGACCGAAAGCATGTTCAAGCGTCAGTCCGGCATCAAGGACAGCAGCAATCTGCTGCCGGGCCACGGTGGCGTACTGGACCGAATCGATAGCCTGACCGCGGCCATCCCGCTGTTCGCCGCGCTGCTCTGGGCCGCTGGCTGGGGAGCCCTGTGA